A single Chaetodon trifascialis isolate fChaTrf1 chromosome 18, fChaTrf1.hap1, whole genome shotgun sequence DNA region contains:
- the LOC139347171 gene encoding B-cell receptor CD22-like — protein sequence MVTANVLLSVFFVSGVLAACPRDPHVSITAPKKMEALSGSCLLIPCTFRAKSEQEFDGKRETFGVWIKNDFRFSQSPNNVVFNSSRTHNTYPMRITGNLRERNCTTVFSNLTTSYTEKFFFRAENKPFMATASCDPVQITVQDSPAKPTIEISGDLKENQPVTISCSAFTPCPHSPPKLTWNLQQDSLNTIEENTDGTFTTKIQKSITLSDHHDGYNFTCSATYPVNEGKGVKTAEKSKTLYVSYAPKDTSVSVSKSGSWVNLTCSSRAKPPVSSFTWFKKSKDGAMKVSEGWFYSFIVTDGGVYYCVATNDVGNQTSSEVLTAEGMPILWAAALGGIVAIILICLAVCVWWFKSKHQTPQQTQSQRGDELALQLPANKTEENIHYGEISFSKQRPQLSSDSEQDSGQQQDMLYAQIKVSKPANSSTQTADGPDDVYAQVKKK from the exons ATGGTGACAGCCAACGTGTTACTGAGTGTCTTCTTTGTTTCAG GTGTTTTGGCTGCTTGTCCTCGTGATCCACACGTTTCCATTACTGCACCAAAGAAGATGGAAGCACTGAGTGGATCCTGTTTGCTAATCCCCTGTACCTTTAGAGCTAAGTCAGAACAAGAGTTTGACGGCAAACGAGAAACCTTTGGAGTTTGgattaaaaatgatttcagaTTTAGCCAGAGTCCAAACAATGTGGTTTTCAACAGTAGCAGGACACATAACACCTATCCAATGAGAATTACTGgaaacctgagagagagaaactgcacCACTGTGTTTTCCAACTTAACGACAAGTTACACAGAGAAATTCTTCTtcagagctgaaaacaaaccTTTCATGGCAACAGCTTCTTGTGATCCTGTTCAAATTACAGTTCAAG ATTCTCCTGCGAAGCCCACAATTGAGATCTCAGGTGATCTGAAGGAGAATCAGCCTGTCACTATAAGCTGCTCAGCTTTCACTCCCTGTCCTCACTCACCTCCTAAACTCACCTGGAACCTCCAACAAGACTCTCTCAACACAATAGAGGAGAACACAGACGGAACCTTTACAACTAAAATCCAGAAGAGCATCACTCTGTCAGACCACCATGATGGATACAACTTCACCTGTTCTGCCACATATCCAGtgaatgaaggcaaaggtgtgaagacagcagagaagagCAAGACTCTCTATGTTTCAT ATGCTCCTAAAGACACCTCGGTGTCCGTCAGTAAATCAGGCAGCTGGGTGAACCTGACCTGCTCCAGCAGAGCCAAGCCTCCTGTCAGCAGCTTCACCTGGTTCAAGAAGAGCAAAGATGGAGCCATGAAAGTGTCTGAAGGATGGTTTTACAGCTTTATCGTGACAGATGGAGGAGTTTATTACTGCGTGGCCACAAATGATGTTGGTAACCAGACATCATCAGAGGTTCTGACTGCTGAAG GGATGCCCATATTATGGGCTGCAGCTCTTGGAGGGATCGTTGCCATCATACTCATCTGCCTTGCAGTCTGTGTTTG GTGGTTCAAGTCAAAACATCAAACTCCACAACAGACTCAG AGTCAAAGAGGTGATGAGCTGGCTCTTCAACTGCCAGccaacaaaacagaagaaaatatcCATTATGGAGAAATCAGCTTCTCCAAGCAGAGACCTCAACTGTCCTCTGACTCAGAGCAGgacagtggacagcagcagGATATGCTGTATGCACAAATCAAAGTGTCCAAGCCAGCAAACAGCTCAACACAGACCGCTGACGGGCCAGACGATGTCTACGCTCAAGTGAAGAAGAAATGA
- the psme1 gene encoding proteasome activator complex subunit 1 produces MASLDIRVESKKQVDDFCQKLTVEAEQLVSKFFPQKIEELQMLLKTSFSCDDLESLKAPLDIPIPDPAKEEAKRKRKEEKEAKEGKKDKDSDKEEEDSGPPCGPIFSNERVESLLQEVKPQIQTLKEKLNTVSMWVQLQIPKIEDGNNFGVAVQEKVFELLTNTRTKIEAFQTQISKYYSERGDAVAKAAKQPHVGDYRQLVHELDQYQYCELRLVVLDIRNTYAVLFDIINKNYDKIKKPRGDGKALIY; encoded by the exons ATGGCTTCTCTGGATATTCGCGTCGAGTCGAAGAAACAG GTAGATGACTTCTGCCAAAAGCTCACCGTGGAG GCAGAACAACTGGTTTCCAAATTCTTCCCTCAGAAGATTGAAGAGCTGCAGATGTTGTTGAAG acaTCTTTCAGCTGCGATGACTTGGAGTCCTTGAAGGCTCCACTGGACATCCCGATACCAGACCCGGCTAAGGAGGAGGCCAAACgcaagaggaaagaggag AAGGAAGCaaaggaggggaagaaagacaaggacagcgataaagaggaggaagattcAG GGCCTCCCTGTGGTCCTATCTTCAGCAACGAGCGAGTGGAGAGCCTCCTGCAGGAGGTCAAGCCTCAGATCCAGACCCTGAAGGAAAAGCTCAACACG GTGTCAATGTGGGTGCAACTCCAAATCCCTAAAATTGAAGATGGCAACAACTTTGGAGTGGCTGTACAG gaaaaagtgTTTGAGCTGCTGACCAACACGCGCACCAAGATCGAGGCGTTTCAAACCCAGATTTCAAA ATATTACAGCGAGAGAGGTGACGCTGTGGCCAAAGCCGCCAAACAACCCCATGTG GGAGACTACCGGCAGCTGGTTCATGAGTTGGACCAGTATCAGTACTGTGAGCTCCGCCTTGTGGTCCTGGACATCCGCAACACATAC gctgtgctgtttgacaTCATTAACAAGAACTATGACAAGATTAAGAAGCCCAGAGGAGACGGGAAAGCTCTCATCTATTGA
- the pck2 gene encoding phosphoenolpyruvate carboxykinase [GTP], mitochondrial isoform X1: MTPHHTGTLESIHGGVGASVGVRSLASIPSLPPAVADFVKGAVDECKPSNVHVVTGTAEETANILAGLEKEGMVKKLPKYENCWLARTDPKDVARVESKTVIVTKNQRDTIPIPAGGVKSQLGSWMSESDWQRAREERFPSCMAGRTMYVIPFSMGPVGSTLTKYGVQVTDSPYVVASMGIMTRMGTPVLKKLAEGVDFVRCQHSVGRPLPLKTPLVNSWPCNPDKVLISHLPDIRQIMSFGSGYGGNSLLGKKCFALRIASRIAKDEGWLAEHMLILGITNPQGVKRYVAAAFPSACGKTNLAMMKPALPGWKVECVGDDIAWMKFDSQGKLRAINPENGFFGVAPGTSDKTNPYAMATIAKNTIFTNVGETSDGGVWWEGLDPPAAGVQLTDWHGKTWKQGSSTACAHPNSRFCAPAAQCPIIDPQWESEEGVPIDAIIFGGRRPEGVPLVYESFSWQHGVFVGAAMRSEATAAAEHKGKVIMHDPFAMRPFFGYNFGDYLAHWLSMESRKAPTHLPKIFHVNWFRKDPTSGAFLWPGFGENARVLEWIFKRCSRERDDEAARKSIIGWLPEDGAIDTKGLSSKVDMGALFDVPAAFWQRETKELRAYFSQQVGADLPAQVEAELKALENRVHN, from the exons ATGACACCACATCACACAGGGACTCTGGAGTCAAT ACATGGTGGTGTTGGAGCGAGTGTCGGGGTCCGGTCCCTGGCTTCCATCCCCTCATTGCCCCCGGCGGTGGCTGATTTTGTGAAGGGAGCGGTGGATGAGTGCAAGCCCTCTAATGTGCATGTGGTGACGGGGACGGCGGAGGAAACGGCCAACATCCTGGCGGGTCTGGAGAAGGAAGGGATGGTCAAGAAGCTTCCCAAATATGAGAACTG TTGGCTGGCCCGTACAGACCCAAAGGACGTGGCTCGGGTGGAAAGCAAGACTGTGATTGTGACCAAGAACCAGAGGGACACCATCCCCATCCCTGCTGGGGGGGTGAAGAGCCAGCTGGGCAGCTGGATGAGCGAGTCCGACTggcagagagccagagaggagcGTTTCCCCAGCTGCATGGCAG GTCGGACCATGTATGTGATTCCCTTCAGTATGGGTCCTGTGGGCTCGACTCTGACTAAATATGGTGTCCAG GTGACGGACTCGCCATATGTTGTGGCCAGTATGGGGATCATGACACGCATGGGCACTCCTGTCCTGAAGAAACTGGCTGAAGGAGTGGACTTTGTCCGCTGTCAGCACTCTGTGGGACGACCTTTACCACTCAAAA CCCCTCTGGTCAACTCATGGCCCTGTAACCCAGACAAGGTGCTGATATCTCATCTGCCAGACATCAGGCAGATCATGTCCTTCGGCAGCGGCTATGGAGGAAACTCTCTGCTGGGGAAGAAGTGCTTCGCCCTGCGCATTGCCTCCCGTATCGCCAAGGATGAAGGCTGGCTTGCTGAACACATGCTG atcCTGGGCATCACCAACCCTCAGGGAGTGAAACGTTACGTAGCCGCGGCCTTCCCTAGTGCCTGTGGTAAAACCAACCTGGCCATGATGAAACCAGCTTTGCCAGGCTGGAAGGTTGAGTGTGTGGGTGACGACATTGCATGGATGAAGTTTGACAGCCaag GTAAACTGAGAGCCATCAACCCAGAGAATGGTTTCTTCGGTGTGGCTCCTGGCACCTCAGACAAGACCAACCCCTATGCCATGGCCACCATCGCCAAAAACACCATTTTCACCAATGTTGGCGAGACCAGCGATGGAGGAGTGTGGTGGGAGGGTCTTGACCCCCCTGCAGCCGGGGTCCAACTCACAGACTGGCATGGCAAGACCTGGAAGCAAG GAAGCTCGACAGCGTGTGCCCACCCCAATTCCCGCTTCTGTGCCCCGGCGGCTCAGTGTCCAATCATTGACCCCCAGTGGGAGAGTGAGGAGGGCGTTCCCATTGACGCCATTATCTTCGGTGGCAGGAGGCCAGAAG GAGTACCTCTGGTCTATGAGTCTTTCAGCTGGCAACATGGAGTCTTTGTTGGAGCCGCCATGAGGTCTGAAGCCACGGCAGCTGCTGAGCATAAAG GCAAAGTGATTATGCACGACCCCTTTGCCATGCGGCCTTTCTTCGGTTACAACTTTGGTGACTACCTCGCTCACTGGCTGAGCATGGAGAGCCGAAAGGCCCCCACTCATCTGCCAAAAATCTTCCACGTCAACTGGTTCAGAAAGGACCCCACGAGCGGTGCCTTCCTGTGGCCCGGCTTTGGTGAAAACGCCCGCGTCCTGGAGTGGATCTTCAAGCGCTGCAGCCGGGAGAGGGACGATGAGGCGGCCAGGAAGAGCATTATTGGCTGGCTGCCAGAAGATGGAGCCATCGATACTAAAGGTCTGAGCAGCAAGGTGGATATGGGTGCCCTCTTTGATGTGCCTGCGGCTTTCTGGCAAAGGGAGACGAAGGAGCTGAGAGCCTACTTCTCTCAGCAAGTTGGAGCTGATCTACCGGCTCAGgtggaggctgagctgaagGCACTGGAGAACAGAGTGCACAACTAA
- the pck2 gene encoding phosphoenolpyruvate carboxykinase [GTP], mitochondrial isoform X2: protein MSCLLLGVVRRHGGVGASVGVRSLASIPSLPPAVADFVKGAVDECKPSNVHVVTGTAEETANILAGLEKEGMVKKLPKYENCWLARTDPKDVARVESKTVIVTKNQRDTIPIPAGGVKSQLGSWMSESDWQRAREERFPSCMAGRTMYVIPFSMGPVGSTLTKYGVQVTDSPYVVASMGIMTRMGTPVLKKLAEGVDFVRCQHSVGRPLPLKTPLVNSWPCNPDKVLISHLPDIRQIMSFGSGYGGNSLLGKKCFALRIASRIAKDEGWLAEHMLILGITNPQGVKRYVAAAFPSACGKTNLAMMKPALPGWKVECVGDDIAWMKFDSQGKLRAINPENGFFGVAPGTSDKTNPYAMATIAKNTIFTNVGETSDGGVWWEGLDPPAAGVQLTDWHGKTWKQGSSTACAHPNSRFCAPAAQCPIIDPQWESEEGVPIDAIIFGGRRPEGVPLVYESFSWQHGVFVGAAMRSEATAAAEHKGKVIMHDPFAMRPFFGYNFGDYLAHWLSMESRKAPTHLPKIFHVNWFRKDPTSGAFLWPGFGENARVLEWIFKRCSRERDDEAARKSIIGWLPEDGAIDTKGLSSKVDMGALFDVPAAFWQRETKELRAYFSQQVGADLPAQVEAELKALENRVHN from the exons AtgtcctgcctgctgctgggAGTCGTGCGGAG ACATGGTGGTGTTGGAGCGAGTGTCGGGGTCCGGTCCCTGGCTTCCATCCCCTCATTGCCCCCGGCGGTGGCTGATTTTGTGAAGGGAGCGGTGGATGAGTGCAAGCCCTCTAATGTGCATGTGGTGACGGGGACGGCGGAGGAAACGGCCAACATCCTGGCGGGTCTGGAGAAGGAAGGGATGGTCAAGAAGCTTCCCAAATATGAGAACTG TTGGCTGGCCCGTACAGACCCAAAGGACGTGGCTCGGGTGGAAAGCAAGACTGTGATTGTGACCAAGAACCAGAGGGACACCATCCCCATCCCTGCTGGGGGGGTGAAGAGCCAGCTGGGCAGCTGGATGAGCGAGTCCGACTggcagagagccagagaggagcGTTTCCCCAGCTGCATGGCAG GTCGGACCATGTATGTGATTCCCTTCAGTATGGGTCCTGTGGGCTCGACTCTGACTAAATATGGTGTCCAG GTGACGGACTCGCCATATGTTGTGGCCAGTATGGGGATCATGACACGCATGGGCACTCCTGTCCTGAAGAAACTGGCTGAAGGAGTGGACTTTGTCCGCTGTCAGCACTCTGTGGGACGACCTTTACCACTCAAAA CCCCTCTGGTCAACTCATGGCCCTGTAACCCAGACAAGGTGCTGATATCTCATCTGCCAGACATCAGGCAGATCATGTCCTTCGGCAGCGGCTATGGAGGAAACTCTCTGCTGGGGAAGAAGTGCTTCGCCCTGCGCATTGCCTCCCGTATCGCCAAGGATGAAGGCTGGCTTGCTGAACACATGCTG atcCTGGGCATCACCAACCCTCAGGGAGTGAAACGTTACGTAGCCGCGGCCTTCCCTAGTGCCTGTGGTAAAACCAACCTGGCCATGATGAAACCAGCTTTGCCAGGCTGGAAGGTTGAGTGTGTGGGTGACGACATTGCATGGATGAAGTTTGACAGCCaag GTAAACTGAGAGCCATCAACCCAGAGAATGGTTTCTTCGGTGTGGCTCCTGGCACCTCAGACAAGACCAACCCCTATGCCATGGCCACCATCGCCAAAAACACCATTTTCACCAATGTTGGCGAGACCAGCGATGGAGGAGTGTGGTGGGAGGGTCTTGACCCCCCTGCAGCCGGGGTCCAACTCACAGACTGGCATGGCAAGACCTGGAAGCAAG GAAGCTCGACAGCGTGTGCCCACCCCAATTCCCGCTTCTGTGCCCCGGCGGCTCAGTGTCCAATCATTGACCCCCAGTGGGAGAGTGAGGAGGGCGTTCCCATTGACGCCATTATCTTCGGTGGCAGGAGGCCAGAAG GAGTACCTCTGGTCTATGAGTCTTTCAGCTGGCAACATGGAGTCTTTGTTGGAGCCGCCATGAGGTCTGAAGCCACGGCAGCTGCTGAGCATAAAG GCAAAGTGATTATGCACGACCCCTTTGCCATGCGGCCTTTCTTCGGTTACAACTTTGGTGACTACCTCGCTCACTGGCTGAGCATGGAGAGCCGAAAGGCCCCCACTCATCTGCCAAAAATCTTCCACGTCAACTGGTTCAGAAAGGACCCCACGAGCGGTGCCTTCCTGTGGCCCGGCTTTGGTGAAAACGCCCGCGTCCTGGAGTGGATCTTCAAGCGCTGCAGCCGGGAGAGGGACGATGAGGCGGCCAGGAAGAGCATTATTGGCTGGCTGCCAGAAGATGGAGCCATCGATACTAAAGGTCTGAGCAGCAAGGTGGATATGGGTGCCCTCTTTGATGTGCCTGCGGCTTTCTGGCAAAGGGAGACGAAGGAGCTGAGAGCCTACTTCTCTCAGCAAGTTGGAGCTGATCTACCGGCTCAGgtggaggctgagctgaagGCACTGGAGAACAGAGTGCACAACTAA
- the fitm1 gene encoding fat storage-inducing transmembrane protein 1 — MDLKTENSSKGFTPEISLEKLHKMAAELILPGKLILRLLNAALVLVTNLLARFLGSGLVRGHFHLLLSGLVLFGPALSFWVSKYSIFANSNHYLYRKFLRSTWGWTCTFTGSFIFLLSISARRSLSLSLRHLSRIGVVGLLWWGCQRLLTLLEDAAGTCYEPMTPAQDIQGAASSAQPLLLLHEDQTKASCLKANMVWRGYEVSQDVLILCLCCLLLVEEMSVFARHLALTKPQQRSPGGPLRFIFLLCVLLLAVWMFLLLSLLAHFPKFPSQQLGGALGYLGWRGLYQGWYRLKVSWSCTCLPGEGLFTTTDNDKQPQ; from the exons ATGGATCTGAAGACTGAAAACTCCTCGAAAGGCTTCACGCCAGAGATCAGCTTGGAGAAGTTACACAAGATGGCTGCAGAGCTGATACTGCCGGGGAAGCTCATCCTCAGACTTCTGAACGCAGCTCTGGTGCTGGTAACAAACTTACTGGCCAGATTTTTAGGAAGCGGCCTGGTCAGAGGAcacttccacctgctgctgtccgGCTTAGTTCTGTTCGGTCCTGCGTTGAGTTTTTGGGTGTCCAAGTACAGCATCTTCGCCAACAGTAACCACTACCTGTACAG GAAATTCCTGAGGTCCACTTGGGGTTGGACCTGCACCTTCACAGGTTCCTTCatctttcttctctccatctcagcccgtcgctccctctctctctccctccgccACCTCTCTCGGATAGGAGTCGTGGGGTTGCTGTGGTGGGGCTGTCAGCGTCTCCTGACCCTGCTGGAGGACGCGGCAGGAACCTGTTATGAACCTATGACCCCCGCCCAGGATATCCAAGGTGCTGCCTCCTCAGCGCAGCCCCTGCTGCTCTTACATGAAGACCAGACCAAAGCGTCCTGCCTCAAAGCCAACATGGTGTGGAGAGGTTATGAAGTATCCCAGGATGTCCTCatcctctgtttgtgttgtctgctgctggtggaggaaaTGTCCGTCTTTGCTCGTCACCTGGCTCTAACAAAGCCTCAGCAGAGGTCACCTGGCGGCCCTTTAAGgttcatcttcctcctgtgtGTACTTCTGCTTGCTGTTTGGATGTTCCTGCTGCTGAGTTTGCTCGCACACTTCCCCAAGTTCCCCTCCCAGCAGCTGGGGGGAGCTCTGGGATACCTGGGATGGAGAGGACTCTACCAGGGATGGTACAGACTCAAAGTGAGCTGGAGCTGTACCTGTTTGCCAGGAGAGGGACTTTTTACCACCACGGACAACGACAAACAGCCTCAGTAG